Within the Thiovulum sp. ES genome, the region AAAGCGGGTTGTTTGATGAGGTTTTTAACAACATGTTTCTCACCCCGTTTGTGTGTAACTTCGCCCCAATATTTCATTCCAGGTTCTAAAAGTTTCTCACTTTCTGCAAAACTTTTTTGTCCATTCATTTGCAAAAGATAACTTGCTGGATTGATTCTTTGGAGGATTTCCATCGTGATTGGTAGTTTTGATCCAAACTTTACAAGCCCTGCTCGGCTACTCTGTTCGGCTTCAATTCTATCCATCTGTTTGAGTTTGTTCATTGGAAAAAGAGTGTCAAATTTCAAAAAAGCTCCCTCTTTTTTCAACTATTTTAACAATTTAGAGAAACTTTTTTTGTTAAACCGTTAAACACTATTTTGGATACAATTACCAAACTGTATAAAAAATATCGCAAGGTTGAGAGGAACTTAATGAATAGTGTCTTAGACTCTCTTGAAAATGAAGAATTTGATTTAGATGAATTAATAAGCTCTCACTCTGATAAATCTGAAGAAGACAAAACTTCAATTGAAGAGTTTGAAAAGGGTGAAGTTGATGAGTTTGAAGATTATATTTATGAAGATGATGAAGAACCAATAGTTATTCCAAGTGAAGAAGATTTTGAAGAGAGTTTAATACCAATTTCTATAGAGAAAGAAGAGATAAGTATTAACGATTTTGCTCAGATAGTTTTGAGTGAAATTGAGAAAAGAAAACTTCCTCCAACCCCCAAAAATTATAAAATCTATTTTGAAGAGCTACTTGTATCACAAACAGAAGCTTTTCAGGAAGAATTAATTGAAATTTTAAATAAAGAGAATATTGGTGAGAGTGTTGAAGATAAATTAAAAATAGAAGATGATATTCATAAATCGCTACAATTAACTGAACAGATTTTAAGTGTAACATCAAAAGCTCACACAAATCTAAGAATTATGAAAAATATCGTTTATAAAAGAGAGCAGGAGCTAAACAGCCGAAAAACTCGAGATGTAATTAAATTGATGAAATTTGATTTAAATAAGCTTGATGGAATTCTCGATAAACAGAGCGAAAGCATGAAAAAACTTTATGGTCGAAGTGTTGATGTTGTAAATAAAATTCATGATCACACTGAATATGATCGAACATATGGGATTTACAACAGAAGACATTTTGTAATAAATTTGAAAAATGAAGTTGAGAAGATGAAATTTTTTGGCTATGACTCAACTGTTGCTCTTTTAATTCCTCATAAAACCTTGACTCCACAAGTCATTTCAAAAAAAATAGCATCTGTAATTCTAAAAACAATCTCAAAAATTCTAAAGCAGGAATCTAGGCATAGCGACACTGTTGCATATTATGGAAATAATATTTTTGGTTTTATGATGAGTCATCATAACTCTGATGAAGCAGAAGTTCGTTTGAAAAAAATTCTCTATGCTTTTAGAGAGAGTTCGCTTTTTGTTGCAGGTCGTGAAGTTGAAATCAAAGTTA harbors:
- a CDS encoding diguanylate cyclase (GGDEF) domain-containing protein (PFAM: GGDEF domain~TIGRFAM: diguanylate cyclase (GGDEF) domain), translating into MNSVLDSLENEEFDLDELISSHSDKSEEDKTSIEEFEKGEVDEFEDYIYEDDEEPIVIPSEEDFEESLIPISIEKEEISINDFAQIVLSEIEKRKLPPTPKNYKIYFEELLVSQTEAFQEELIEILNKENIGESVEDKLKIEDDIHKSLQLTEQILSVTSKAHTNLRIMKNIVYKREQELNSRKTRDVIKLMKFDLNKLDGILDKQSESMKKLYGRSVDVVNKIHDHTEYDRTYGIYNRRHFVINLKNEVEKMKFFGYDSTVALLIPHKTLTPQVISKKIASVILKTISKILKQESRHSDTVAYYGNNIFGFMMSHHNSDEAEVRLKKILYAFRESSLFVAGREVEIKVKIGVAQLDTSKKIETSLLQALEALKIANRDENRTYIISH